In one Pseudomonas fitomaticsae genomic region, the following are encoded:
- a CDS encoding SMC family protein yields the protein MFIESVIVSGPELADAAVFFEKGANVVQGGSNTGKSYIVQCIKFALGATKPPKTIKESRGYTTVKVKFVHDDGRFFTIVRELTASSKPNFYDEESKVQTLGVKHNPRNMSSVSNQFLNRLGLNGKLLLKGTTSLSNASFTLRDFEKVFLMDETRIVADYSPLGTGQNNEGPKEKSILKLLLTGMDDAGVKQAKKELASKGALKHRFNAVEEIIKQLYPGNDTAECLELQKLSSFADQVALRLKQAEDELQGAFHSSEDLFTQKANQIAELEVVEGKIAEDKVLLSRFDMLGQKYESDRQRLQGIEQAAGLLDDSDSVLCPTCGNHFDSESCTTDVDDIKKGVSFELDRISKNIHELAEAQGSLTAAIESNSTSAESTKTSIAVLEKLITSELQSSVLAVSDLKELASCLKHDHSVLNRLVTDKAKLKEELKRLGVLLLEEQNTYTPESFEESAKPLVKEIQDILQRWSFPNYSPVEFDFGARDITIGGSARGNFGKGYRAIASSAFALGLMNLLKLSGRHPGFVVLDSPLTTYKEGDPEPEEGDEEVAADVIYAFYQDIADNFKDSQVIVFENKEPDMALIPHMNYQHFTKSKKIGRYGFFPLRG from the coding sequence ATGTTTATTGAAAGTGTTATTGTGAGTGGCCCTGAGCTTGCAGATGCTGCTGTTTTTTTTGAGAAGGGCGCCAATGTTGTTCAAGGTGGATCCAATACCGGTAAGTCATACATCGTTCAGTGCATAAAGTTCGCCCTTGGTGCGACCAAGCCACCGAAGACTATTAAGGAGTCGCGAGGGTATACCACCGTCAAGGTGAAGTTTGTGCACGATGATGGGCGTTTCTTCACCATTGTGAGGGAACTCACCGCAAGCTCCAAGCCGAATTTTTATGATGAAGAGAGTAAGGTGCAGACTCTGGGGGTTAAGCACAATCCTAGAAATATGAGTTCGGTCTCCAATCAGTTTTTGAATAGGTTGGGACTGAATGGGAAGCTTTTGCTGAAAGGTACAACTTCTCTGAGTAATGCTTCTTTCACACTTCGCGATTTCGAAAAAGTTTTTTTGATGGATGAGACGCGAATTGTGGCTGACTACTCTCCTCTAGGTACAGGCCAGAATAATGAGGGGCCTAAAGAGAAGTCCATCCTGAAGCTGCTGCTTACGGGGATGGATGATGCAGGGGTTAAACAGGCCAAAAAGGAGTTGGCGTCAAAGGGAGCGTTGAAGCACCGCTTTAATGCTGTCGAAGAAATCATCAAGCAGTTATATCCGGGTAACGACACCGCTGAATGCCTTGAACTCCAGAAGCTCAGTTCGTTTGCCGACCAGGTCGCGCTTCGACTGAAGCAGGCTGAAGATGAATTGCAAGGCGCGTTTCATTCAAGTGAAGACTTGTTCACCCAGAAAGCCAATCAAATTGCTGAGCTGGAGGTGGTCGAAGGCAAAATTGCTGAAGACAAGGTACTCCTTAGCCGATTTGACATGCTTGGGCAGAAGTACGAATCAGACCGCCAGCGTCTGCAGGGCATTGAGCAAGCGGCAGGCCTGCTTGATGACTCAGATTCCGTGCTTTGTCCAACGTGTGGTAATCATTTTGACTCCGAGTCATGCACGACGGACGTAGATGACATCAAAAAGGGTGTCTCCTTTGAATTGGATCGAATATCGAAGAACATTCACGAGCTTGCTGAAGCCCAGGGATCTCTCACGGCAGCGATTGAATCGAACAGTACTAGTGCTGAGAGCACCAAGACCTCAATAGCGGTATTAGAGAAACTGATAACTTCGGAGCTCCAGAGCTCGGTGCTGGCAGTGAGTGACTTGAAGGAGCTTGCCTCGTGCCTCAAGCATGATCATTCGGTGCTGAATAGACTCGTTACCGATAAGGCCAAGCTGAAAGAAGAGCTGAAACGACTAGGTGTTCTGCTGCTTGAGGAGCAAAACACCTATACCCCTGAAAGCTTTGAGGAGTCTGCCAAGCCGCTGGTGAAAGAGATTCAGGACATCTTGCAGCGTTGGAGCTTCCCGAATTACTCCCCAGTGGAGTTCGACTTCGGAGCGCGGGACATCACCATTGGCGGCAGCGCGAGAGGTAATTTCGGGAAAGGGTATCGGGCCATCGCTTCCTCTGCTTTTGCTCTGGGGTTGATGAATCTACTGAAGCTATCTGGGCGCCATCCTGGCTTTGTAGTGCTCGATTCGCCGCTGACCACGTACAAGGAAGGGGATCCGGAGCCAGAGGAAGGTGATGAGGAAGTAGCTGCGGACGTGATTTATGCGTTCTATCAGGATATTGCTGATAACTTCAAAGATTCTCAAGTGATTGTATTTGAGAACAAGGAGCCTGATATGGCGCTTATCCCTCATATGAACTACCAGCACTTTACGAAAAGCAAAAAGATTGGGAGATATGGCTTCTTTCCACTGAGAGGCTGA
- a CDS encoding ABC-three component system middle component 2: MGEEEKNMKSKDLYNSPVEVGARIVLLLAGLTRTLDLDELIFLDYASIYSGDFQGGPSLHPMMVNRLTELVRRREIFPGAIKLFTSKGLMNSQIDEQGFRYAVTDEGRAFATKLTTDYHADFRRRVSWVEENIDYLMVQRLTIYKVERAV; encoded by the coding sequence TTGGGTGAAGAAGAAAAAAACATGAAATCAAAGGATTTGTACAATAGTCCTGTGGAGGTTGGCGCGCGTATTGTTTTGTTGCTCGCAGGCCTTACCCGTACGCTTGATCTGGACGAACTGATTTTCTTGGATTACGCATCAATTTATAGTGGTGACTTTCAAGGGGGGCCAAGCTTGCATCCCATGATGGTAAATCGTCTGACTGAGCTGGTTCGTCGACGGGAAATTTTTCCTGGCGCTATCAAACTTTTTACCTCAAAGGGTTTGATGAACTCTCAGATTGATGAGCAAGGCTTTCGATATGCCGTCACTGACGAGGGCAGGGCTTTTGCCACCAAGTTGACGACTGATTATCACGCTGATTTCAGACGGCGTGTATCTTGGGTTGAGGAGAATATTGATTACCTCATGGTTCAGCGTCTCACCATCTATAAAGTTGAGAGGGCGGTCTGA
- a CDS encoding toll/interleukin-1 receptor domain-containing protein encodes MHYGFDMELGSGELALDPLVLMDYKNELGKKVVTLQKYFLDDGKSIDAELIAKHLFPAMHCDVFISHSFNDQNAAIQLAHNLGKKGIVAFVDSMFWGSAYELLRAIDNKYSIPLGQKAYDYKRLNRSAAHVNMILASALQKMIMRSSMLLFLNTENSISTKHSVQDEKKTHSAWIHMELMFSHMVWQIEQDKNMLDAALESYSTDSLPIYHKAHTEHLKPLTYRDFSAWVRGYSNSGNPQGFAMAAKNLYRGQSRVY; translated from the coding sequence ATGCATTACGGTTTCGACATGGAGCTTGGTTCAGGTGAGCTGGCACTTGATCCTCTGGTTTTGATGGATTACAAAAATGAGCTTGGCAAGAAGGTTGTTACCTTACAAAAATATTTCCTGGATGATGGCAAAAGCATTGATGCGGAATTGATCGCTAAGCATCTGTTTCCCGCCATGCATTGCGATGTGTTTATCTCTCATTCGTTCAATGACCAAAATGCGGCCATTCAATTGGCTCATAATCTAGGAAAGAAAGGTATTGTTGCATTTGTTGATTCGATGTTCTGGGGTTCGGCTTACGAGCTGCTCAGGGCAATCGATAACAAATACTCCATACCTTTGGGGCAGAAAGCATACGACTATAAACGACTCAATCGCTCTGCGGCTCATGTAAATATGATTTTGGCCAGCGCTTTGCAGAAGATGATCATGCGCTCGTCGATGCTTTTGTTCTTGAATACTGAGAACTCTATTTCGACTAAACATTCCGTCCAGGATGAGAAAAAGACTCACTCTGCTTGGATTCATATGGAGTTGATGTTTAGTCATATGGTCTGGCAAATCGAGCAGGACAAAAATATGCTTGATGCGGCTTTGGAGTCTTATTCAACAGACTCTCTGCCGATCTACCACAAGGCTCATACTGAGCACTTGAAGCCACTTACGTACCGAGATTTTTCGGCCTGGGTTAGAGGCTATAGCAACTCCGGAAACCCTCAAGGCTTTGCAATGGCAGCAAAAAATCTTTATCGCGGCCAGAGCAGAGTCTACTAA
- a CDS encoding SLOG domain-containing protein, with protein sequence MSSIFLSASVPTSDSEYYKGCNPVLIQSALRSFLFSVVGRKHLVFGGHPSITPLILAVCEELGVENKKAVTLFQSQYFEKSFPAESFQFDNFILTPALESVDKSLAVLRKQMFAAYDYDAAVFIGGKEGIKHEHRLFRNSFPSAKVLALKSPGGAAATIGGSMVEDDELLDYDGLFGKGLKIGKELLKDVPTPRLKRGMNLNREI encoded by the coding sequence ATGAGCAGCATTTTTCTTTCCGCTAGCGTTCCAACCTCTGATAGCGAGTACTACAAGGGTTGCAACCCCGTGTTGATTCAATCCGCGTTGCGCTCCTTCTTGTTCAGTGTTGTGGGTCGTAAGCATCTGGTCTTTGGCGGACATCCATCTATCACGCCATTGATCCTGGCAGTTTGTGAAGAGCTGGGTGTTGAGAATAAGAAAGCAGTTACTCTCTTTCAAAGCCAGTACTTTGAGAAAAGCTTTCCAGCTGAGAGTTTTCAGTTTGACAACTTCATTCTCACGCCAGCGCTGGAGTCAGTTGACAAAAGCCTGGCGGTGTTAAGGAAGCAGATGTTCGCAGCATATGATTATGACGCTGCGGTATTCATTGGCGGGAAGGAAGGTATCAAGCATGAGCATAGGCTGTTTAGGAATTCCTTCCCGTCCGCAAAAGTATTGGCATTGAAGAGTCCTGGCGGTGCGGCAGCAACTATCGGTGGTTCGATGGTAGAGGATGATGAGCTGCTTGATTATGATGGGCTGTTTGGCAAAGGCCTGAAGATTGGCAAAGAGTTGCTGAAAGATGTACCTACTCCGAGGCTCAAGCGCGGTATGAACTTAAACAGGGAGATATGA
- a CDS encoding ABC-three component system protein produces the protein MPIGEIPIKTPPPPEFELTALDVEKGAPVQPLDRLQIMSAPEWEVFTSEFVSYLDKDYDSVTLCGGGGDMGRDVIAKFATGWDNFQCKHYKEKLSIADVAAELGKLVYYTWKNEYTLPRKYRFVTPKGCSAPCMGIFTKKTRIQGEIIKRWDKACKNKITSKESIPLEGDLLDYLKTIDFSFVDEISSLDLIKMHARTPYHTSRFGSYHLKRPVAPAVAPKTVADNEKVYIGALLDAFSEADGAEYSFESIMESEYENILDRARINFFSAEYLEVFSRDGFPADCYDKLKAECHEGIDSVLHEKHDDGFQRFLKVSTHAVCVQYDSHPLRHFLQVADRKGLCHQLVNDRKFTWVKKKKT, from the coding sequence ATGCCAATTGGTGAAATACCCATCAAGACTCCTCCTCCCCCTGAGTTCGAGCTTACGGCGTTAGATGTTGAGAAAGGTGCGCCAGTTCAGCCACTAGATCGTCTGCAGATCATGTCGGCGCCTGAATGGGAAGTTTTTACCTCCGAATTCGTATCCTACCTAGATAAGGACTATGACTCGGTAACGCTGTGTGGCGGCGGCGGTGATATGGGGCGTGACGTCATCGCTAAGTTCGCAACAGGATGGGATAACTTTCAATGTAAGCACTACAAAGAGAAGCTGAGTATTGCTGACGTCGCTGCTGAACTTGGCAAACTCGTTTACTACACCTGGAAAAATGAATACACCCTGCCACGTAAATACCGCTTTGTGACCCCGAAAGGGTGCAGTGCGCCTTGCATGGGCATATTTACCAAAAAGACTCGGATCCAGGGAGAGATAATCAAGCGCTGGGATAAGGCGTGTAAGAATAAAATTACTAGCAAAGAATCAATTCCTTTAGAGGGCGACCTGCTAGATTATCTAAAGACCATCGACTTTTCGTTTGTTGATGAGATCTCTTCGCTAGACTTGATAAAGATGCACGCCCGGACGCCATATCACACGTCCCGATTTGGTAGCTATCATCTAAAGCGTCCTGTAGCTCCAGCGGTCGCGCCAAAGACCGTCGCTGATAACGAGAAGGTCTATATTGGAGCTCTCTTGGACGCTTTTTCAGAGGCTGATGGAGCTGAGTACTCATTTGAAAGCATCATGGAGAGTGAGTATGAAAATATTCTGGATCGGGCTCGGATAAATTTCTTCAGTGCTGAGTACTTAGAAGTATTTTCTCGGGATGGGTTTCCTGCGGACTGCTATGACAAGCTTAAAGCAGAATGCCATGAGGGCATAGACAGTGTCTTGCACGAGAAACACGATGATGGATTCCAACGGTTTCTTAAAGTGAGCACGCACGCTGTGTGTGTACAATACGACTCTCATCCGCTCCGTCATTTCTTGCAAGTCGCCGATCGTAAGGGATTATGCCATCAGTTAGTGAATGATCGAAAGTTCACTTGGGTGAAGAAGAAAAAAACATGA
- a CDS encoding toll/interleukin-1 receptor domain-containing protein — protein sequence MPVDLGNLRSAASRSRHYSTATNSQSARALGYKTAFLCHSHQDRTAVLGLLQVFREQGLHLYVDWMDSEMPATTNGDTARKIKNRIVEADLFLFLATPNSLASRWCPWEIGYADGVKRYESIFVIPTHERGVTYGNEYVDIYRRIDEANEGGLAAWYPRRYNDGVTARSL from the coding sequence ATGCCCGTTGACCTCGGTAACCTTCGATCTGCGGCCTCACGTAGCCGCCATTACTCTACAGCTACAAACTCCCAGAGCGCCCGCGCGCTGGGTTACAAGACCGCGTTCCTATGCCATAGCCACCAGGATCGAACAGCGGTTCTGGGGTTGCTTCAGGTCTTCAGGGAGCAGGGGCTGCATCTCTATGTCGATTGGATGGACAGCGAGATGCCAGCGACAACAAATGGTGACACGGCCAGGAAGATTAAAAACAGGATTGTTGAAGCCGACCTGTTTTTGTTTCTGGCAACACCGAACTCGTTGGCATCAAGATGGTGTCCATGGGAAATTGGCTACGCCGATGGTGTGAAGCGATATGAAAGTATATTTGTCATCCCTACCCATGAGCGCGGTGTGACGTACGGGAATGAGTACGTCGATATCTACAGGCGGATAGACGAAGCTAACGAAGGTGGGTTGGCTGCTTGGTATCCACGTCGATACAACGATGGTGTTACCGCGCGTTCACTTTAG
- a CDS encoding toll/interleukin-1 receptor domain-containing protein yields the protein MDDHSSLYSLALLGDIPQNLRMALRGRIFRCVEDLGLEVGRDVSLIEGSILDFNPAIERCCAALCFSVASHEEASVERLIQRRVPLIPVAQSKRTFASEFPGALGALNGLEVGDGVEVITTALLESAALIPRQRRVFLSYRRVESTEVALQLYAALSARQYDVFLDTHGIHSGEHFQEVLWQKLCDSDVMVYLDTPGYFDSRWTGAEFARATLRGLSVLRVAWPEVESKTTQIIGGEIVLPESSFTPADGITSSGVTASSDSPNTNTTDAINAKLNRKIAEEGIEEIVHMVELLRTQSVANRYSKVVNKLKNSLAEYGGEIAGHSVSRSLIVSIGGKKIAVYPELGVPTSHALYEATLDLHQPPVAVVYNQVGIKERKWRAHMEWFGKYVENHVRLVTTDEAAWELSVWHQSRV from the coding sequence ATGGACGATCACTCATCCCTCTATTCCTTGGCGCTTCTGGGGGATATTCCGCAAAATCTTCGGATGGCACTTCGCGGTAGGATTTTTCGCTGTGTGGAAGACCTTGGGCTTGAGGTTGGCCGGGATGTGAGCCTGATCGAGGGCAGCATCCTTGATTTCAACCCTGCTATCGAGCGGTGCTGTGCAGCACTCTGTTTTAGCGTCGCAAGCCATGAAGAAGCGTCCGTTGAGAGGCTGATCCAGCGCCGTGTTCCTCTGATACCTGTCGCTCAAAGTAAACGTACCTTTGCCTCGGAGTTTCCTGGGGCGCTAGGGGCACTCAATGGGCTTGAGGTGGGCGACGGTGTTGAGGTGATTACCACCGCTCTTCTGGAAAGCGCTGCGCTCATACCGAGACAGCGGCGTGTGTTTCTCAGCTACCGTCGAGTCGAATCCACCGAGGTAGCCCTGCAACTCTATGCTGCCCTGTCAGCTCGCCAATACGATGTATTCCTCGACACTCATGGCATCCATTCCGGCGAGCATTTCCAAGAGGTGCTTTGGCAAAAGCTGTGTGATTCAGACGTGATGGTTTACCTGGACACCCCTGGGTATTTTGACAGCCGGTGGACGGGTGCTGAATTTGCTCGGGCGACCTTGCGAGGTTTGTCGGTGTTGAGGGTGGCTTGGCCGGAGGTGGAGTCCAAGACGACCCAGATCATCGGTGGCGAGATCGTGCTGCCCGAATCCTCCTTCACCCCTGCCGATGGCATCACCTCCAGCGGCGTCACTGCAAGCAGCGACAGTCCCAACACCAACACCACCGATGCCATCAATGCCAAGCTCAACCGAAAGATTGCGGAAGAAGGCATCGAAGAAATCGTCCACATGGTCGAGCTGCTTCGTACCCAAAGCGTGGCGAATCGGTACTCAAAAGTGGTCAACAAGCTAAAGAACTCGTTGGCTGAGTATGGTGGTGAGATCGCGGGCCATTCGGTTAGCAGAAGCCTGATCGTCTCAATCGGTGGAAAGAAGATCGCTGTTTATCCCGAGCTCGGTGTACCTACGAGCCATGCGTTGTATGAGGCTACCCTGGATCTACACCAGCCTCCTGTTGCTGTTGTTTACAACCAGGTGGGCATTAAGGAAAGGAAATGGCGAGCGCATATGGAGTGGTTCGGCAAGTATGTTGAGAATCACGTTCGACTGGTCACTACTGATGAAGCTGCCTGGGAGTTGAGTGTGTGGCATCAATCTCGTGTGTAG